In a genomic window of Meleagris gallopavo isolate NT-WF06-2002-E0010 breed Aviagen turkey brand Nicholas breeding stock chromosome 1, Turkey_5.1, whole genome shotgun sequence:
- the P2RY6 gene encoding P2Y purinoceptor 3 isoform X1: MLQMHPGPGVSPGPSTRSTLSTSAGTSPSEEGTTSMANFTAGRNSCTFHEEFKQVLLPLVYSVVFLLGLPLNAVVIGQIWLARKALTRTTIYMLNLATADLLYVCSLPLLIYNYTQKDYWPFGDFTCKFVRFQFYTNLHGSILFLTCISVQRYMGICHPLASWHKKKGKKLTWLVCAAVWFIVIAQCLPTFVFASTGTQRNRTVCYDLSPPDRSASYFPYGITLTITGFLLPFAAILACYCSMARILCQKDELIGLAVHKKKDKAVRMIIIVVIVFSISFFPFHLTKTIYLIVRSSPTLPCPTLQAFAIAYKCTRPFASMNSVLDPILFYFTQRKFRESTRYLLDKMSSKWRHDHCITYGS; the protein is encoded by the exons ATGCTACAGATGCACCCAGGACCTGGAGTGAGTCCAGGGCCCAGCACCCGCAGCACCCTGAGCACCTCAGCAG GCACTTCACCCAGTGAAGAGGGGACCACCAGCATGGCCAACTTCACAGCTGGGAGGAACTCGTGCACCTTCCACGAGGAATTCAAGCAGGTCCTGCTGCCCCTGGTCTACTCAGTGGTGTTCCTACTGGGGCTGCCACTCAACGCTGTTGTCATTGGGCAGATCTGGCTGGCCCGCAAAGCGTTGACCCGCACCACCATCTACATGCTGAACTTGGCCACAGCCGACCTGCTCTACGTCTGCTCCCTCCCTCTCCTCATCTACAACTACACCCAGAAGGATTACTGGCCCTTCGGGGACTTCACCTGCAAATTCGTCCGCTTCCAGTTCTACACCAACCTGCACGGCAGCATCCTCTTCCTCACCTGCATCAGCGTCCAGCGCTACATGGGGATCTGCCACCCCTTGGCCTCGTGGcacaaaaagaagggaaagaagctgACGTGGCTGGTGTGTGCTGCGGTGTGGTTCATCGTCATCGCCCAGTGCCTGCCCACCTTCGTCTTCGCCTCCACCGGCACGCAGAGGAATCGCACTGTCTGCTATGACCTGAGCCCGCCGGACCGCTCCGCGTCCTACTTCCCCTACGGCATCACGTTGACCATCACTGGCTTCCTGCTGCCCTTTGCAGCCATCCTGGCCTGCTACTGCAGCATGGCCCGCATCCTGTGCCAGAAAGATGAGCTGATTGGCTTGGCGGTGCACAAGAAGAAGGACAAGGCCGTGCGCATGATCATCATCGTCGTCATCGTCTTCTCCATCAGCTTCTTCCCCTTCCACCTCACCAAGACCATCTACCTGATCGTCCGCTCCTCACCCACCTTGCCCTGCCCTACCCTGCAGGCTTTTGCCATTGCCTACAAGTGCACGCGGCCCTTTGCCAGCATGAACAGCGTCCTCGACCCCATCCTGTTCTACTTCACCCAACGCAAGTTTCGTGAGAGCACCCGCTATCTCCTGGACAAGATGAGCTCCAAGTGGCGGCACGACCACTGCATCACCTATGGCTCCTAG
- the P2RY6 gene encoding P2Y purinoceptor 3 isoform X2 translates to MANFTAGRNSCTFHEEFKQVLLPLVYSVVFLLGLPLNAVVIGQIWLARKALTRTTIYMLNLATADLLYVCSLPLLIYNYTQKDYWPFGDFTCKFVRFQFYTNLHGSILFLTCISVQRYMGICHPLASWHKKKGKKLTWLVCAAVWFIVIAQCLPTFVFASTGTQRNRTVCYDLSPPDRSASYFPYGITLTITGFLLPFAAILACYCSMARILCQKDELIGLAVHKKKDKAVRMIIIVVIVFSISFFPFHLTKTIYLIVRSSPTLPCPTLQAFAIAYKCTRPFASMNSVLDPILFYFTQRKFRESTRYLLDKMSSKWRHDHCITYGS, encoded by the coding sequence ATGGCCAACTTCACAGCTGGGAGGAACTCGTGCACCTTCCACGAGGAATTCAAGCAGGTCCTGCTGCCCCTGGTCTACTCAGTGGTGTTCCTACTGGGGCTGCCACTCAACGCTGTTGTCATTGGGCAGATCTGGCTGGCCCGCAAAGCGTTGACCCGCACCACCATCTACATGCTGAACTTGGCCACAGCCGACCTGCTCTACGTCTGCTCCCTCCCTCTCCTCATCTACAACTACACCCAGAAGGATTACTGGCCCTTCGGGGACTTCACCTGCAAATTCGTCCGCTTCCAGTTCTACACCAACCTGCACGGCAGCATCCTCTTCCTCACCTGCATCAGCGTCCAGCGCTACATGGGGATCTGCCACCCCTTGGCCTCGTGGcacaaaaagaagggaaagaagctgACGTGGCTGGTGTGTGCTGCGGTGTGGTTCATCGTCATCGCCCAGTGCCTGCCCACCTTCGTCTTCGCCTCCACCGGCACGCAGAGGAATCGCACTGTCTGCTATGACCTGAGCCCGCCGGACCGCTCCGCGTCCTACTTCCCCTACGGCATCACGTTGACCATCACTGGCTTCCTGCTGCCCTTTGCAGCCATCCTGGCCTGCTACTGCAGCATGGCCCGCATCCTGTGCCAGAAAGATGAGCTGATTGGCTTGGCGGTGCACAAGAAGAAGGACAAGGCCGTGCGCATGATCATCATCGTCGTCATCGTCTTCTCCATCAGCTTCTTCCCCTTCCACCTCACCAAGACCATCTACCTGATCGTCCGCTCCTCACCCACCTTGCCCTGCCCTACCCTGCAGGCTTTTGCCATTGCCTACAAGTGCACGCGGCCCTTTGCCAGCATGAACAGCGTCCTCGACCCCATCCTGTTCTACTTCACCCAACGCAAGTTTCGTGAGAGCACCCGCTATCTCCTGGACAAGATGAGCTCCAAGTGGCGGCACGACCACTGCATCACCTATGGCTCCTAG